A window from Thiomonas sp. FB-Cd encodes these proteins:
- a CDS encoding hemolysin family protein — protein sequence MTEVLILLALIVLNGLFAMSEIALVTARRARLTAMAESGSVPARAALQLTEQPTRLLSTVQIGITSIGVLNGIIGEAAFSAPLSSWFQGFGMLPQFANIAGTALVVIVITYLSIVIGELVPKRLGQLAPEKIALVMSQPMLILARSVSVFVRLLSVSTDLLLRLMRVRTDAPTHVTEEEINVVLEEGSDAGVIEVQEHEMVRNVFRLDDRQIASLMTPRNEIEFLDVEDPLTDNLNKIAQSPHSRFPLVRGDLDDVIGLVSAKELLGRFIRREGIEDLSKASSHAIFVPESLTGLELLQTFKQSPDHTALVLGEYGQTLGIVTVQDILEAIAGEFKSHPSEEPWAIQREDGSWLLDGLIPVGDLKDKLGLKSVPEEEKARYNTLAGMLMLLLARLPHTGDHIDWGGWRFEIVDMDGKRIDKVLVSRQTIAPDHEALPPDGN from the coding sequence ATGACGGAAGTCTTGATTCTTCTCGCCTTGATCGTGCTCAACGGCCTGTTCGCCATGTCGGAAATTGCACTGGTCACTGCCCGCAGAGCCCGATTGACTGCCATGGCAGAGTCGGGCAGCGTCCCCGCAAGGGCCGCCCTCCAATTGACCGAACAGCCGACGCGGCTTCTGTCCACTGTACAGATTGGCATCACGTCCATCGGGGTGCTTAACGGCATCATCGGCGAGGCAGCGTTTTCAGCCCCCTTAAGCAGTTGGTTTCAGGGCTTCGGCATGCTGCCGCAGTTCGCCAACATTGCAGGCACGGCACTCGTCGTCATCGTCATCACGTACCTCTCGATCGTCATCGGCGAACTCGTCCCGAAGCGCCTTGGGCAGTTGGCGCCGGAGAAGATCGCACTGGTGATGTCCCAGCCGATGCTGATCCTGGCGCGCAGCGTGTCCGTGTTCGTCCGGTTGCTCTCCGTATCCACCGATTTGTTGCTGCGGCTCATGCGCGTGCGCACTGACGCACCGACGCACGTCACCGAAGAGGAGATCAACGTGGTCTTGGAGGAAGGATCCGACGCTGGCGTGATCGAGGTTCAGGAACATGAAATGGTCCGCAATGTATTCCGCCTTGACGACCGCCAGATTGCCTCCTTGATGACCCCGCGCAATGAAATTGAGTTTCTCGATGTCGAGGATCCATTGACCGACAATCTCAACAAGATCGCGCAGTCGCCCCACTCCCGCTTTCCCCTTGTCCGTGGTGATTTGGACGATGTGATCGGCTTGGTCTCAGCCAAGGAGCTTCTCGGTCGGTTCATACGTCGCGAGGGAATCGAGGATCTAAGCAAGGCATCCAGTCATGCCATTTTCGTGCCCGAGAGTCTCACGGGGCTCGAACTGCTGCAGACCTTCAAGCAAAGCCCGGATCACACGGCACTGGTTCTGGGCGAGTATGGACAGACTCTGGGCATCGTCACCGTGCAGGATATTCTGGAAGCCATTGCGGGCGAGTTCAAGAGTCACCCATCGGAAGAGCCTTGGGCCATTCAGCGCGAAGATGGATCTTGGCTTCTTGATGGCCTGATTCCCGTGGGCGATCTCAAGGACAAGTTGGGCCTCAAGTCCGTGCCAGAGGAAGAGAAGGCACGCTACAACACCCTGGCCGGCATGCTCATGCTGCTGCTGGCCCGCCTACCACATACGGGCGACCATATCGATTGGGGCGGCTGGCGATTCGAGATAGTGGACATGGATGGCAAGCGTATCGACAAGGTTCTGGTGTCACGCCAGACAATCGCGCCAGACCATGAGGCACTCCCGCCAGATGGGAATTGA
- a CDS encoding cystathionine beta-lyase: MSSNEHSSQLDQNPDTKPETLGHTRAVATSLQHPSYEPPAGFDAVQPATHRASTVIFPSVAAMRSRDWRHKNGYTYGLHGTPTTFTLEARLAAIEGARHCMLCPSGLSAIALVDLALVAQGEAVMLPSNVYGPSRELAERLLTGWGITVQIYDPLDVVAARAAITQHTRLMWLEAPGSVTMEMPDLRALIKLAREHGVITALDNTWAAGIALKPFDLGVDIAMQALTKYQSGGADVLMGAVMTRGDALHERLLYAHMRLGLGVGGDDASLILRGLHSLALRYGAHDASARRIAAWLQTRPEVQTVLHPALPGSPGHANWVRDCSAAAGLFSFTFRPWVNAAQVDAFVDALRLFKIGYSWGGPLSLVVPYDMGATRGDAWAHGSPLVRLSIGLEDPDDLIADIAQAIRACLR, from the coding sequence ATGTCCAGTAACGAACACAGTTCCCAATTAGACCAGAACCCCGACACAAAGCCTGAGACGCTCGGACACACGCGTGCTGTGGCCACCAGTCTGCAGCATCCGTCTTATGAGCCGCCTGCCGGGTTCGATGCCGTGCAGCCTGCCACTCACCGTGCCTCGACCGTCATTTTTCCAAGCGTGGCAGCGATGCGCTCGCGCGACTGGCGCCATAAGAACGGGTACACCTACGGTTTACACGGCACCCCGACGACGTTCACTTTGGAGGCCCGATTGGCTGCGATCGAGGGTGCACGGCATTGCATGCTTTGCCCGTCGGGTTTGTCCGCCATCGCTCTGGTCGATCTGGCCCTTGTCGCGCAAGGTGAAGCCGTCATGTTGCCATCCAACGTCTATGGGCCAAGCCGCGAGCTGGCCGAGCGGCTCCTCACCGGATGGGGAATCACCGTACAAATTTACGACCCCCTCGACGTGGTGGCCGCGCGCGCAGCCATCACGCAGCACACACGGCTGATGTGGCTGGAAGCGCCCGGTTCAGTCACAATGGAGATGCCCGACCTCCGTGCCCTGATAAAGCTCGCACGTGAGCATGGTGTCATCACCGCCCTTGACAATACTTGGGCTGCGGGAATTGCGCTCAAGCCGTTTGATCTTGGCGTTGACATCGCCATGCAGGCGCTCACGAAATATCAGTCTGGTGGAGCTGATGTGCTGATGGGCGCCGTGATGACCCGAGGCGACGCGCTGCACGAAAGGCTTCTTTATGCCCATATGCGCCTTGGCCTGGGCGTGGGCGGTGACGACGCAAGCCTCATATTGCGTGGCTTACACAGCCTGGCTCTGCGTTACGGCGCGCACGATGCGTCTGCGCGACGCATCGCTGCCTGGCTGCAGACCCGTCCCGAGGTTCAGACCGTACTCCACCCGGCCTTGCCGGGCAGTCCTGGACATGCCAACTGGGTGCGCGACTGTAGCGCTGCAGCCGGCCTGTTTAGTTTCACGTTCAGACCTTGGGTGAATGCGGCGCAGGTTGACGCCTTCGTTGACGCGCTGCGGCTGTTCAAAATCGGCTATTCCTGGGGCGGCCCGCTCAGCCTGGTGGTGCCCTACGATATGGGCGCCACGCGCGGCGACGCATGGGCTCACGGGAGCCCCTTGGTGCGTCTGAGCATCGGCTTGGAGGATCCGGACGACTTAATCGCAGATATCGCGCAGGCCATACGCGCGTGTCTCCGCTAA
- a CDS encoding LapA family protein, with protein sequence MGLRSIVFIVLFILVAAFAALNWGAFTATTTLSLGFGAVQAPLGLVMLAFSAAVALVFFAFAIYVQTAALLESRKQMKELQVQRELAEKAESSRITQLQQSLEAGFNRLAGLLEAYKAELTAHMDSLEQTQAQHITETGNGLSAAIGELDERLTSHRGT encoded by the coding sequence ATGGGATTACGCTCCATCGTGTTCATTGTGTTGTTTATCCTGGTGGCGGCCTTCGCCGCGCTCAACTGGGGGGCGTTCACTGCGACAACGACGCTTTCGCTGGGCTTTGGCGCCGTGCAAGCGCCGTTGGGCTTGGTCATGCTGGCGTTTAGTGCCGCCGTCGCGCTCGTTTTTTTCGCCTTCGCCATTTACGTCCAGACCGCTGCTTTGCTGGAGAGCCGCAAGCAGATGAAGGAGTTGCAGGTCCAACGCGAGTTGGCCGAGAAGGCTGAGAGTTCCCGAATCACGCAGCTGCAGCAGAGCCTGGAAGCTGGTTTCAACCGCTTGGCCGGGCTGCTCGAAGCGTACAAGGCGGAACTCACGGCCCACATGGACAGCCTGGAACAGACACAGGCCCAGCACATTACTGAAACGGGCAACGGGTTGTCCGCAGCAATTGGCGAGTTAGACGAACGTCTCACGAGCCACAGAGGCACCTAA
- the serB gene encoding phosphoserine phosphatase SerB: MIMHHLVLQVAAPATLNADLVATIAERVQPCGLEKLPSAQGDWGLQAVRLRSIAVDPHVVRALMPRVALEHSLDWAIVPASMRLADFKLLALDMDSTLVAMETIDELGEAGGKKAQIAEITEAAMRGEITDYAESLRRRLALLAGTPESVLQSVYARMRLNPGAEALIAEAKQAGLKVLLATGGFTWFTERLKDRLGLDFVAANTLEILGGKLSGHLVGPVVDAHGKRRALLDTCASIGCLPTQAIAVGDGANDLAMMNAAGLSVAYHAKPAVQDAAAVALTYCGLDGVLPLFEA, from the coding sequence TTGATCATGCACCACCTTGTCCTGCAAGTTGCCGCCCCCGCCACCCTGAATGCTGACCTCGTTGCCACGATTGCCGAACGCGTTCAGCCCTGCGGATTGGAAAAGCTGCCAAGCGCGCAAGGTGACTGGGGGCTGCAGGCCGTGCGCCTGCGGTCGATCGCCGTGGACCCACACGTGGTGCGCGCCCTGATGCCGCGTGTTGCACTCGAGCACAGCCTGGATTGGGCCATCGTTCCTGCTTCGATGCGGCTGGCCGATTTCAAACTGCTGGCACTGGACATGGATTCCACCCTGGTGGCAATGGAGACCATCGACGAACTGGGAGAGGCTGGCGGCAAGAAAGCGCAGATCGCGGAAATCACCGAGGCCGCCATGCGGGGCGAAATTACCGACTATGCCGAAAGTCTGCGCCGCCGCCTAGCCCTCTTGGCCGGGACTCCTGAAAGCGTTCTGCAATCGGTGTACGCCCGTATGCGACTGAACCCCGGCGCAGAAGCGCTAATTGCCGAAGCCAAGCAAGCCGGTCTGAAAGTGCTGCTGGCCACCGGCGGTTTTACCTGGTTCACCGAAAGGCTGAAAGACAGACTTGGGCTGGATTTTGTGGCGGCCAACACCCTTGAGATCCTCGGTGGCAAACTCTCGGGCCATCTGGTGGGTCCCGTTGTTGACGCCCACGGCAAGCGCCGCGCTCTGCTCGACACGTGCGCCAGCATCGGTTGCCTTCCAACACAAGCCATCGCCGTTGGCGATGGAGCCAATGATCTCGCCATGATGAATGCTGCAGGCTTGAGCGTGGCCTACCACGCCAAACCGGCTGTGCAGGATGCAGCAGCCGTGGCTCTGACATACTGCGGACTCGATGGAGTTCTGCCTCTGTTCGAGGCATGA